From the genome of Solanum dulcamara chromosome 12, daSolDulc1.2, whole genome shotgun sequence:
AAGAACAGAGGAGATGTAGCAGAGGAGAAGAGGAGAGAAGATTACATTGCTCTCTAAGTCACATTGTACATGTTCACACACTCATCATACATGTGGTGTGAGTGAGGTGTATTTATAGAGTTTGAGTAGTTAGTTACAAGTCACTATCAACCTACAACTAACATCTAACAAACTTCAACTAACTCTAACAAATTATTAACCATGGTAGCTTGCCTATGGTTAACAGAAATCAAAGCCAGTTTTGTCATTTCAGATGTTGTTTAGTGCTCAAAATGGCTTCCATATATTTGGTTTTGTTTCTTCTTGTGTTAACAAAGATTTGTTTGATGCTTAACTTCGATTTTGTGGTCAGTTGATCTGATGAAGGTTGGTGCAACTGTCATCCTTCGGAATGCTAAGATCGACATGTTCAAGAGCACCATGAGACTAGCTGTGGACAAATGGGGACGCGTAGAGGTTACTGAACCTGCTGCATTTGAAGTGAAACAGGATAACAATCTCTCCCTTGTTGAGTATGAGCTGGTGAATGCGGACCAGTGAACAAAGGATCTTTTTGGTGAAAGCTGACTAGTTGAAGTTCATAGTTCTAGTACCAGGTTTAGTACTGTTATCCTCTATTTTGTTATAGTTGTGTTCCCTTGGAATTGAAAAGTACTAACTTTGAAGATAGTAATATTTTGGTAAGAGGAACCTTCGAAACTAGCTGGAATTAATGGTGTAAAAAGAAAACTTAATGTAGTGATATAAACCTTACTTCATGGGTGATGGCTTTTTATTTGCTATGTTGGTCGGACTCTTAAAAAATGTTGAAGGGTGtgtgtcggatcctccaaaagtagagcatttttggaggatccgacataGGTGCGGCAACATCTTtagagagtccgagcaacatagtttatttgagaaaatgatcaaaatggTCGGTCTTTAATGTATTTCAAGCGGTTATCAGTTTGTTCCTAAGCCCTATGAGTGACAAAAGTCGCTACTTTTGCTGTCAAAATACAATGATCCCTGGGCTTATGCAGGGGACGTGATCTatcaaaatacaaaacaaaGATCTGTTGTATTACAGCAGGatcaacaacatacctagtgtgaTCCCGCGAGTGGGGTCTGATGAACAACGTGTCGTGATGTAATCTTTTTGTTGTGCGGTCTTATTAGTTTAACTTTCGTTGATACATTTCATAATATATTCAGTTTCAGCCCACTGATTAGGTTGTCAACTTGGATTTTGAAATTACATAACATAAATGTATGATGCTTCGGGGCAGTTTGTGCGCATCTGACTATTCCATGAGTATTTGCTACTTCCCATCCAATACAGATACTAGGTAAATATGTCTAGGAAGGCTTAGATGTTGTGAGTGTTTAttgtttacttttgaatataaaGAGACTAGGGTTTTTCGAAAACACTCAttctaccttcacaaggtagCATAAGGTTTGCTTACACACTATTGTCCATCTTACTCAGACCCATTTACAGGATTACACCGGATTTATTCTTgttttacttctgaatattaagtAGCCAAAAATGGCATGGTCGAACAAGAATATGAAGAAGGGCCTATCAAACTAGTACTTATTTAGCAATCATGGTAAGCAAGTCATGTGACAGATAAGTTTGTTTATTGTTTTGTCATAGATCATTGATTCTTTGAGCAAACATAAATCTAATATTAGTTCTTTGCATCTCCCCTTCTACTATTATTATAACATCATAAACAAGTAACTCAATTAATGGGGTCCTCCCAAAAATCCAAAAGACTTTGGACCCTTTTAATCTGATGGTGTCTCCATCATCATCCTCTTCATATCAATTAATTAGCATAAGAAACTTGAATTTACATTTTATGCAATgacaacataagaaaatattttacacACCTGACTTCTATATTCCATAATCCAAACTTCTCCTTCTTTATCACTGTCAATTTAAGAAGAAAATTGCTAAGTCAGATTTCTTATGAACACATTTGCAACAAGTATGGTCTAGTAGATAAGGAAGCGAAATATTGAATTTAACGTCGATAAGACAAATAGTGCATATGATTGTAATCCATACAATATTGGGAAGGTGGGGTGGGGGGCTAGGTCTAAAATCTTGATAATCAAAAGGAAATCAATAGTGTCATGTCAATATTATTACATAAGCCCCTCAGGTGCATGAACAAAAATTCCAACCACCATATTATACTTAATTTGTGGGGAATGTTATGCCCTTCCAACAGCCTACTGTTTTTGACAATAATTAGTTCAGTTCTACCAAAAGAAGAAATGTCACTTCAAGAAGGTTGATTTCCAATTGGGGATgggcataatatatatatatatatatatatatatatatatatatatattacgaaAAAAATTGCAAGGACTAGATAAAACTAAAAgtgatcaaaataaatatttaattgattGGATGAAAATCATATAACCGACCCAACTTATCTAGAATTGATCCATGACTATTGTCATTGTATTTGAGTAGTGCTTCAAAGTAATCTTTCTTGTATTGATAAGATTTTCCTTTTAACAAAAGGCTTTGCCACAACATAAAATTGATTGACCTAAAAACTTAActaaataatacatttatcaaaGAAACTGAATATTCTTTTTCAAAAGAACCATAAAGAATATAAATTATTGCATACAGCTGTGCTCTCATAAAATTTAGCTTTAATCaccaagaaaaaaaatgggTGACATTAATTTTAGATATGTTTGCTTTCTATTctcttaaaaatgaaaaaattaaaggGGTGTTTTGGAGCAACGTTAAAACTATTACTGTGACCTATAGATCGAGTTCAAATCGTGAAAGAAATCATTAATACTCGCATTAGAATAGCTAGTCTATATCACACTTCTTAAAGTACAATTCTTTTTCACACTCTATATGAACGTAAAATGCTTTGTGCCgcgaattattttttttaaaatgaaaaattgtTTTAGTGGAACAACAAAAAGATGACCAAGTACATGATACGGACattgaaaaattgaaactagtttggtattattattttttcaaattaaaaaataggaAGATATTGTTACTTTATTTGATTATCAACTCCTTAATCTTTATAggataataaaattatatactCTAAATGTTAgtttactaaaaaaaatattatttaaaccAACATTGTAGGTCCAACTTCACGTGAACATCAAACTCACTGCATGAGAAGTCAGCCCTATCCACCTCTTCATATAGTTCTTTCCCtacacaaatattttatttgagtttTAATCGGGTGCTCAGTATTTATATTTAAGTCTGATTAAATTTAGATTTGTATCAGAAAATTTCGTATCAatgtaaagtatttttttaataaagacgACACATAATCAAGACTTAAATTCGagttatttaaaaatgaaaaagtacttacaattctatcacaatcaaggaTAGAGCCACGATGACAACTCCAAGTTTGAAAAAAACTAGTAGTCTTTGTTCAAACCCTATATTTgtgtttaaaaatatatataataagtacaaacaatttttttgaaactcaatagataaaaaaaattatgattcaGAATTCACAAATTAAAAATTCTGTTTCCTGCCCATaaccactactaaaaaatcattattttttcaatgaaAAATGTGTAGTGACTATTTTCatagatattttgattgaatcgTTGAGAAAAAAATAGTAGTATTTTCAGATGGATAAATTAGAAAGTTTTTTACTATTTCGATGAGAATCTATTTTCCTCCgatattttttgaataaattgatTAGGTGTGAAACTAATGAGAAAATATTCTATAAGACACATTTTCTCAATGATTCACTGTGAGAAAAACTTTTGTTTCTAAGTGTGAACCCTTCTTagttacataaatatttttgaacctTCCCTATGTAGCATTAAACAATTctaaagaatattttaatgacaaaACCAATATAGGTACCAATTGCTTTAAGGaattgtgaattttttttgtataaattcaACCAACATAAAGCATTACATCATATTACAAATTCCAAActctcttcttcatttttctaaCATGaataatttcttgaattctcAATACTTACACAAACATCAATCTATATTGAATCACAACAAAAAGAGGCTAACTCAAGAACAAGTCAAGAGGTTAGAGGCAAGTTTTGATTCCACCAAGAAGCTTGAGCTTGACCAAAAGCTTCAACTTGCTAAAGAGTTGGGTGTTCCTCCTAGACAAATTGCTATTTGGTAAGTActcatgaatatatatattttttttaaaatagctaCAAAATCTATTATAAATCTGTCGTTAAATAGTCATAGCTAACATATTTTTTCGATAACTTGTCGTAAAATGGGAATATCTAGAGGCGAGGCGAGCTACTATATTAGGTACGGGTTCAAATGAACCCAATAACTTTTGCTTAGACAATGTATTTGTATTATCGCACTATTTAATTGTGAACACAACATAAACACATGAAAATAAGCTATTGGCTTGATGGTAATTTCAAAAtctataaacttcaaattcttATCAGACTAAACctctaaattcttttttttaatccttttttttttttaaagatccTTTTCTTAAAAGGACTTTTGGCACTCATTTCAGACAGTCAAACAACCTTCTCCCTCCTTGGCTCCGCATTTGggattaatatttttattgtttagtGACAGGAGTTGTTTGTCTCTAATAATAACGGAGCTAGAATTATCATTAAATAGAGCCAAAATATAGAGAAGTATATACCAAACACATGAAAGTTttctgacatatatatatatatatatatatatatatatatatatatatatatatatatataaaataaaaataaatgcataGTGTAGTTTTTCTGACAAAAGGGTGTTAGTTGACTCCCAAGGCAAGGGTGGTTTCAACGAGATACTTGTCACTataattcctaatttttttgtttagtGGTATAAACGTCTTATCtaaaagtttttctttttaatttacgTAATTATATCTTCAACAGGTATCAGAACAGGCGAGCTAGATGGAAGAATCAGAGTCTCGAGCTCGAGTATACTACACTCCAGCTTAATCTAGACACAACATTAGCTGAGAAGAAgcaaatagaaaaagaaaatgaacgTCTAAAAATTGAGTTGAAGAAGGTTAATGATATGTTAATTGCCATTAAACAAGCTCAAGTTCAAGAGGAATTAGCACAAGGGATAATTCCTTGTTCAATTTCAAGTGGTAATTGTGAAAATGGAGGAAGTTCGAGTTTTCAAGAAGATGTGAGTTGTTCATGggttaataacaataataataataacaacaacaataataataaaaacaataataataataatagtgagTCTAATTTACCACTTGATGAGCTTTATGCTTGTTTAATAGGTGGAGAAGAAGGgtcaaaatatagtttaagtTGGCAAAATGGGAAAGATCTTTGGGTGTGGAAAAATTGAAAGATATGTACTATGTgttgattattattttcatctgTATTTGATGTCTATATCAAATCAATGAATATAAAATGTATGTCACATTTTTCATAAtacatttattaattaattatgattaactaATGTGTTCTTTGTATTTTAATTTGTAATTGTTAAAGTTAAATTACTCGATTTGATGTAATAATCAGATAAGCATAAGTCTTTTTTTGATACGTTACATGATTATTTATAATAGGATGATGATCTTGCAATAATCAAGTGGTTGATGTAGATTTTGAGTtggaaaaaattaaagatagaTAGattgttattaaaaaaaaattattcatattCGATGCTTATATCAAACAAATGAATGCGAAATATATGTTTTTTATGCACATGAATCATGACTTATCATTTGATCATGTTTCACCTTAAAAACTAGTTTGATGATTTCTATTCTATTCTGTTGTTATCATAATTGGGTCGTAATTCATGTGATGATTTAAAAGATATTCTTCGTATTTCTAGAAAGACAATCATCATGCCTTGGTCTTAAGATTAGACATAAAAAgacttaaaaatattacttcatgTCTACATGAGTTTGTTGAGATGCTTACACATACTGTGATATCATTGAGAGCTCAAATatggaatacataaatatgtgaactctttataaaattaagtactgtttttatatattttttaaaattattataatataatatgttgGCATCCGTACTACAAGCCAATAGGAAGTAACATGAGTCAATTTGGGCAAGAAGTCGTTGGATTACCAAATAACCACCCATATATAATGTCCAAAAGTATTTGGAATGAGGTGCTATAAACTCTAACTCTAAAATTGTAAATTGTCTTTCACATTTTCATCTTTACATATTCGAGTTTTCAAAAAGAGTTAAAAAGATCATAAATACATTTAGCTATTTTTTCCCGTAAGTTTCATGCTTTAACTATACGttgttgtaattatttttttaattgaactATTACCATCAATATACTAAAGCGCATCTCAATTATCAGTTGTTCTTTTTTGTCTGCTTGAACTTTCACCATTTATACATATAAACACACATCAATTATAAATTGTTCCTTTTTCCAACTTGTACTATCACTATTCTTGTATTAAAACACTTCAACtatcaattattttctttttctacaTGAGTTAtggtgataaaaaaaaaaaaattgatagttGAAATGTGTTTTAATATATAAACAATGATATTTAGATAGTTAATGTTATTTGGTGGTAGTTCATTTGGGAAAACTAAAAGTCAAAGACgtaaaattcatataaaaatgaCAATTGAAATGTATTTTTTCTACTATTATCTCTTTCAAATAGTATTATCCACTTTCACAAATATTAagtatttaattaaatattaattacaaTTTGCTTGCGGTTGTTTCCATATTTGTAAGTGCATCACAAAGATACCCATATACTCCTAATTCATTTGAAAAGACAACTCTTTGTAAATTCTATGTTATAAAGAGATTAAATCATTTACTTTTTCATGctctaaaataattaaattagaaTTTGATTGAGGTTGATGTGCAATGTGTGGAAAATATACATCGATTACCAATTCACATGCACTAATAATATTATTAGAATTTGATTAAATCATTgagtgattttgatattattttcactACTTGAGTGCTCTTGATGATcccaaaattataatttcactTCCCATCTCAAAGGTCCaccattccttctttttttaaaaaaaaaatgaaaactatatttaataattttattttaaaaaattaaaatgtatttAATACTACTAGAAAATTTTGGGGCTCTTACAATTATAAAGCCCAAAACAGTTGCTTTGGCTGCTTTACCTTTGGGCCGCCCATACTTCAACTAGTCTCCATATTCCTCGAATGAATCTCTTAGTTATTGAAGTTCACGTTAGTAGTTTTTAGACCGATCAAAATAGGTTTCGCCCGTAAAATCGACTTAACTCAATCCTTAAATTAAGTGAGGTTGAGCTAAAAAATTTAGTCCATTTAGAAATGAGGATTTTTAGTCTAGCTTCATAGGCTCTATCCGCGAGTTTCAGAGGTAAACCCGTGGATCgtgaattttataaatatttattatatatatatatatatatattaagtagtcttttattttatcaaattttcaGCAATTAGGTAattgaatttattataattatgaatctttgacctcatttatttttgtgtttatgcctaattttttatttctccttTCTTATCTAATTTTTCAACGTTTGATAGAAGCTAATATTattcatcttttgattgaaGGGTCAATTCGTCTCAATCTGTAGTCAGCTTAGGACTGTATTGAACTGCTATTTTTTAGGCCCTTTAGTTAAAAGAATCAATTTATCTTAATTCATTTAACTCGCTAGCCCTTTATAATTGGATTAAGTTGGAGTGGGTCAATCCATTTTTGACAGCTCTAACAGTTTTTGATGTGAACTCGGCGGGTCGTCCCCTTTCTACGAATTTTTCCATTGACCAGTGACACATCAATTACGTCTCCTCTTTCTCAAaaggtattttaaaatatttaaataagttTTAGCAAATTCTATTATATTTAGTCTATTTTACAGAATTTGGTGCCGCTTTTCGTGAAATAACTTttgtaaatttttaaaaatctatttttgatgTTTAGGGCAATTTTAGTGTTATGGTGTTTTAGGGTTTAATGGaactttttatctttttttaatctTAGTTTTTCATAGTTCCCCCAAATTTAACAAATAGAATTTAATACTTTTTGGTTACTTTCAAAAACACTTAATGTAAAATTCAAAATgggataaaattaattaaatttatcttattttttaaaaaaataatactctcCTTTCTATTTTAGTTATCATGATTTTCTTGCGAGTCAAACTATATgaattttaactaatattttaagatatattttttatcatattgatatgaaaaaaattgtaacttgtaatattttttatataatttttgattatctaatttttttattttataatattgaattaaaataatataatttaattttaaaaaag
Proteins encoded in this window:
- the LOC129877869 gene encoding homeobox-leucine zipper protein ATHB-52-like, whose translation is MNNFLNSQYLHKHQSILNHNKKRLTQEQVKRLEASFDSTKKLELDQKLQLAKELGVPPRQIAIWYQNRRARWKNQSLELEYTTLQLNLDTTLAEKKQIEKENERLKIELKKVNDMLIAIKQAQVQEELAQGIIPCSISSGNCENGGSSSFQEDVSCSWVNNNNNNNNNNNNKNNNNNNSESNLPLDELYACLIGGEEGSKYSLSWQNGKDLWVWKN